GATGACAAACTCAGCGGCAACAATCATCAGCGCCAACCAAATAAAACCGATAGAACGATTGAACAGCGCAACTAGTGCTGCGACACAGATTAACGGATAGTGAATCCAAGTGCCGCGGAAAACTGAACGGCCAAGCTGTGTGGCCAAGTGATCGCCGAAAATGACAGGCAGGAATCCTTCCACCCTCAAAAATGAGATCAGTGCATCCGTGAATCCAATCAGAAAGATCGACCAGAATGCTAGACGTGTGAAATAAGCAGCCAACGCGTCATAAAGTTCGGCATCGCTGTTCAAGTCCCGGTCAGGGGTGCGAAAAACCCACAAAACCGCCAAGACCAGCAGTGCCGCAGTAAATAGAAACTGAATCCAGCCGGTTACCAAGACAAGTCCTTCGATAGCCTTGAACTTATCGTCTTGGGCCAGGATCCCAAGGTGTGCAAGAAACCGACTGATGCCCGGCCAGTCAGTCCAATAGATGAAGAAGTTGTCGATGAGAAACAGCAATACCGCTGCAACCATTACGACAGATAAAGAACGTATAAGTCGCGGATGGCGGGCAGCGGTTTCCAGAAATCGGAACGGAGCAATTCGCATAAGAATCCCGTTTCGGCGCGGGTCTTCGCTTGTGCAATATGAGTACAGGCTGTAAAACTGGAAAACGGGACCCTAAGGCCCCGCTTTCCCAGAAACATAAAGACCTGCTAGATAAATTCCGGTCAGGTTTCGCAATAATTTGCGGTTAGACTCCGGTGACCCGATTGCGTTGACTCAGGTACTCCTGATCAGCAATTTTTTGCCAGCCACCGATATCGGACCGTGCACGCAGGAAGCTTTCATGAACTCGTCGGGCGAGGTCACTGTGTTCCACAGTTTCCGCAAACACCTCTTCTGCAGCTTCGCCGAAAGAGTCGTAGATGTCGTCGTTGAACTTGCGCAACTCTACACCCTGCTCATTGACCAGTTTCGTCAGAGATGCGCCGTTATTGGCGTTGAACTCGGCCATCATCACATCATTTTCCATTGATGCGGCTGCGTCAATCATGGTTTTATCGGATTTGGAGAGACTTTCCCAAAAATCCTTGTTGATGCCAGCGGCCAACATGGAGCCCGGCTCATGCATACCAGGATAATAGTAGTATTTGGCTGCTTCATAGAACTTCA
This portion of the Acidiferrobacterales bacterium genome encodes:
- a CDS encoding TRAP transporter small permease subunit; translation: MRIAPFRFLETAARHPRLIRSLSVVMVAAVLLFLIDNFFIYWTDWPGISRFLAHLGILAQDDKFKAIEGLVLVTGWIQFLFTAALLVLAVLWVFRTPDRDLNSDAELYDALAAYFTRLAFWSIFLIGFTDALISFLRVEGFLPVIFGDHLATQLGRSVFRGTWIHYPLICVAALVALFNRSIGFIWLALMIVAAEFVIVVSRFVFSYEQAFQGDLVRFWYAGLFLFASAYTLMHDGHVRVDVFYTNFTERGKATSNAIGSLILGLPLCWTILILGTNSRGSIIISPMLSYEISQSGFGMYTKYFMAVYLIVFAVTMAIQFVSFFLSNMSKLTETESDESAEPNLPEGANA